The following coding sequences are from one Triticum aestivum cultivar Chinese Spring chromosome 5A, IWGSC CS RefSeq v2.1, whole genome shotgun sequence window:
- the LOC123102165 gene encoding bidirectional sugar transporter SWEET17, whose product MNSTLFIIGIIGNIISVLVFVSPIPTFWRIVRSRSTEDFEAAPYVLTLLNTLLWLYYGFTKPDGLLIATVNGFGAVMETIYIVLFLVYAADHAKRVKTTKLVAALDIGFFGVVFATTTFAIRGLDMKIVVIGLICACLSVFMYGSPLAAVRRVIASRSVEYMPFFLSFFLFLNGGVWAMYAILDKDVFLGVPNGIGCFLGGIQLVIYAVYRNSKVGCQSQGTHEASYDASTSLLSSYADTHGQNDVSTHV is encoded by the exons ATGAACTCCACTCtgttcatcatcggcatcatag GAAACATCATCTCGGTTCTGGTCTTTGTTTCTCCCAT CCCCACATTCTGGAGGATCGTGAGGAGCAGGTCGACGGAGGACTTCGAGGCGGCGCCGTACGTCCTCACGTTGCTCAACACATTGCTATGGCTATACTACGGCTTCACCAAGCCTGACGGCCTGCTCATCGCCACAGTCAATGGCTTCGGCGCTGTCATGGAGACCATCTACATCGTCCTCTTCCTTGTCTACGCGGCCGATCATGCCAAAAGG GTTAAAACCACAAAGTTGGTGGCAGCTTTGGACATTGGATTTTTTGGGGTCGTGTTCGCGACCACAACATTCGCCATTCGTGGGCTTGACATGAAAATCGTGGTCATTGGATTGATATGTGCTTGCCTTAGCGTGTTCATGTATGGGTCCCCACTCGCTGCCGTG AGAAGGGTGATCGCCTCGAGGAGCGTGGAGTACATgcccttcttcctctccttcttcctcttcctcaacgGAGGCGTCTGGGCCATGTATGCCATACTCGACAAAGATGTCTTCCTCGGG GTCCCAAATGGGATAGGTTGCTTCTTGGGAGGTATCCAGCTGGTTATCTACGCGGTGTATAGGAACAGTAAGGTCGGCTGTCAGTCTCAGGGCACTCACGAAGCATCATACGATGCTTCGACATCTCTTCTGTCCTCCTATGCCGACACACATGGCCAGAACGATGTATCCACTCATGTTTAG
- the LOC123106466 gene encoding peroxidase 2: MAKVNAGAALLSLCLLLACSAGGTKAAYVDVEGTVRTEVEKAIKSNPGIGAALVRLVFHDCWVNGCDGSVLLDKTPYGTNTEKKAINNIGLDGFNLIDTIKYKLGDGVSCADIVVFAARDAARYLSNGKIAYSVPSGRKDGINSSAAAADAVLPQSTFEFQQLVDNFDKKKFTPRELVILSGAHSIGVSHLSSFQDRLNKSTATPIDDNYKQALVADVEAQKKSQNTPDPIEKNNIRDMSSSFQTTAGYDPTGVNTAAKGALDNSYYHANLQNRVLFKSDWVMRTDTDAGNAMAEYMDNATKWNNDFAAAMVKLSKLPAESSTRYEIRKNCRVTNQNYYY, from the exons ATGGCCAAGGTTAACGCCGGCGCCGCCCTGCTGTCTCTGTGCCTGCTGCTGGCCTGTTCTGCGGGAGGCACAAAGGCCGCCTACGTGGACGTGGAGGGCACCGTGAGGACAGAAGTAGAGAAGGCCATCAAGAGCAACCCCGGCATCGGCGCCGCCCTCGTCCGGCTGGTGTTCCACGACTGCTGGGTCAAT GGTTGCGATGGATCGGTGCTCTTGGACAAGACGCCATACGGTACCAACACCGAGAAGAAGGCGATCAACAACATCGGCCTGGACGGCTTCAACCTCATCGACACCATCAAGTACAAGCTGGGCGACGgcgtctcctgcgccgacatcgTCGTCTTCGCCGCGCGAGATGCGGCCAGGTACCTGAGTAATGGCAAGATCGCCTACTCCGTCCCCTCGGGGCGCAAGGACGGCATCAACTCGTCGGCCGCCGCCGCAGACGCCGTCCTCCCGCAATCCACCTTCGAGTTCCAGCAGCTCGTGGACAACTTCGACAAGAAGAAGTTCACCCCGAGGGAGCTCGTCATCCTCTCCGGCGCGCACTCCATCGGCGTCTCGCACCTCTCGTCCTTCCAAGACCGCCTCAACAAATCAACCGCGACCCCGATCGACGACAACTACAAACAGGCTCTTGTCGCAGACGTCGAGGCCCAGAAGAAGAGCCAAAATACACCAGATCCGATTGAGAAGAACAACATCCGCGACATGAGCTCGAGCTTTCAGACCACCGCCGGGTACGACCCCACAGGGGTGAACACCGCGGCCAAGGGCGCCCTGGACAACAGCTACTACCACGCCAACCTGCAGAACAGGGTGCTCTTCAAGTCCGACTGGGTTATGCGCACCGACACCGACGCCGGGAACGCTATGGCCGAGTACATGGATAACGCCACCAAGTGGAACAACGacttcgccgccgccatggtcaAGCTCAGCAAGCTCCCGGCCGAGAGTAGTACCCGTTACGAGATAAGGAAGAACTGTAGAGTCACCAACCAGAACTACTATTACTAG